The Pseudomonas sp. PDM14 genomic interval AGGTTGCGCGCAACGCCGAGAGCGCCTCGCAGGCGGCCAACGAAGCCGACGGCGAAGCCCGTGAGGGCGACCGCGTGGTGGCCGAGGTGGTGGCGCAAATCGAGCGCCTGGCCGTGGAAGTCGGCCGCTCCACCGATGCCCTGCAGGTGCTGCAGCAGGAAAGCGACAAGATCAGCGGCGTGATGGACGTGATCCGCGCGGTCGCCGACCAGACCAACCTGCTGGCGCTCAACGCGGCCATCGAGGCAGCGCGGGCTGGCGAGGCCGGGCGTGGTTTCGCCGTGGTCGCCGACGAGGTGCGCAGCCTGGCGCAGCGCACGCAGAAGTCCACCGAGGAAATCGCCGAGCTGGTCACTGGCCTGCAGAGCG includes:
- a CDS encoding methyl-accepting chemotaxis protein, which gives rise to MAATVQEVARNAESASQAANEADGEAREGDRVVAEVVAQIERLAVEVGRSTDALQVLQQESDKISGVMDVIRAVADQTNLLALNAAIEAARAGEAGRGFAVVADEVRSLAQRTQKSTEEIAELVTGLQSGTQQVAEVMHNSRTLTDSSVALTRKAGEALEGITQRVSSIQSMNLQIAAAAEEQSAVAEEISRSVINVRDVSEQSAAASDETAASSVELARLGTQLQTLVSHFRV